CTGGCGGCCGGGGGGCTGCGGTTAAACTCCCGGCCGAAGCCTTCCCCCAGGAAAACCGAGGAAAAACGCCATGCAAGCCCTTGCGGCCATGCCTTCCGCCGTCGCGGCCGCCGTCCGCGTCGTGCTGACGGACATCGACGACACGCTGACCACCGACGGCCGCCTGCCGGCCGACGCCTACGCCGCGCTGGAGCGCCTGGAACAGGCCGGCATCCAGGTGGTGCCCATCACCGGCCGCCCGGCCGGCTGGTGCGACCACATCGCCCGCATGTGGCCGGTGCGCGCCGTGGTCGGCGAGAACGGGGCCTTCTACTATGCCTACGACCGCCAGGCCCGCCGCATGACCGCGCATTACTGGACAGACGCCGCCGCCCGCCAGGCCAGCCGCGCCCGGCTGGACGCCATCCGCGACCGCGTGCTGGCCGAGGTGCCGGGCGCCGCCGTGGCCAGCGACCAGGACTACCGCAAGGCCGACCTGGCCATCGATTTCTGCGAGGACGTGCCGCCCCTGCCCGAAGCCGACGTGGGCCGCATCGTGGCGATCTTCGAGGCCGCCGGCGCGCAGGCCAAGGTCAGCTCCATCCACGTCAACGGCTGGTTCGGCGACTACGACAAGCTGACCATGACCCAGACCCTGTTCCAGCGCGAGTTCGGCGCTGACGTGGCGACCCTGCTGGACAGCACGCTGTTCATCGGCGACTCGCCCAAC
The Achromobacter sp. AONIH1 DNA segment above includes these coding regions:
- a CDS encoding HAD-IIB family hydrolase yields the protein MQALAAMPSAVAAAVRVVLTDIDDTLTTDGRLPADAYAALERLEQAGIQVVPITGRPAGWCDHIARMWPVRAVVGENGAFYYAYDRQARRMTAHYWTDAAARQASRARLDAIRDRVLAEVPGAAVASDQDYRKADLAIDFCEDVPPLPEADVGRIVAIFEAAGAQAKVSSIHVNGWFGDYDKLTMTQTLFQREFGADVATLLDSTLFIGDSPNDEPMFAYFPISVGVANIQSQLHRLQRRPAYVAAGHGGAGFVEMAERLLTARA